A region of Bombilactobacillus folatiphilus DNA encodes the following proteins:
- a CDS encoding NAD(P)H-hydrate dehydratase has translation MIKLTTEILKQVIQVRPNNSYKGTFGKCLLIAGSAQYGGAALLASSAAVYSGAGLVTLATDPINFTSSKTRLPEVMNLDLKQSKLILELAKQVQVVAFGPGLLINEVNSRLLEKIIEQMKPEQTLILDASGFGIIKTFQVNLKLLQAQLILTPHVGEWQHVSELAVSQQTSKNNQRQLDLLTPAGAALVLKGAPSHIYFSQTETIFENTLGTPAMATGGMGDALTGILAGFVAQFGWQPEVVLAAVFAHSYLAQELAQKQYVVLPSQLVQALPIFMKQWE, from the coding sequence ATGATAAAATTGACGACTGAAATATTAAAACAGGTGATTCAAGTTAGACCGAATAATTCTTACAAGGGGACTTTTGGCAAATGTTTGCTGATTGCCGGCAGTGCTCAATATGGCGGTGCGGCGTTGTTAGCTTCGTCAGCAGCGGTGTATTCAGGAGCGGGATTAGTGACGTTAGCCACGGATCCAATCAATTTTACTAGTTCTAAAACACGTTTGCCTGAAGTAATGAATTTAGATTTAAAGCAGTCAAAATTAATTTTAGAGCTGGCAAAGCAAGTACAAGTCGTAGCATTTGGTCCCGGACTGCTAATTAATGAAGTTAATAGTCGATTGTTGGAGAAAATAATTGAGCAGATGAAGCCAGAACAAACTTTAATTTTAGACGCTAGTGGGTTTGGAATTATCAAAACTTTCCAAGTCAACTTAAAATTATTGCAAGCGCAATTGATTTTGACACCACATGTTGGTGAATGGCAACATGTCAGTGAGTTGGCAGTTTCGCAACAAACGTCCAAGAATAATCAGCGGCAATTAGATTTATTAACGCCAGCTGGAGCGGCATTAGTTTTAAAGGGTGCGCCGTCACATATTTATTTTAGCCAAACAGAGACCATTTTTGAAAATACTTTGGGAACGCCGGCCATGGCAACTGGTGGGATGGGTGATGCTTTGACCGGTATTTTGGCAGGTTTTGTAGCTCAATTCGGTTGGCAACCAGAAGTTGTTTTAGCAGCCGTGTTTGCGCATAGTTATCTAGCCCAAGAGTTGGCGCAAAAGCAATATGTTGTATTACCAAGTCAGTTGGTTCAAGCGTTGCCAATATTTATGAAACAATGGGAATAA
- a CDS encoding YitT family protein, which translates to MMMISKKKYFKKSLRILGVLIGLELIAVSVAMFFDPHKIAAGGATGIAILVKEVWQVPLSSTLLVVNVLMWILTMIFLDKVAAAKITFGSIILPLFLALTPNLMIIKNPLLSDIIGSIVFGVGLSIIYRSGYSSGGTTVPPMILNKYFRIRNANSLFVIDGIVCLGNIFVSGFENFFLSILSVGISTIVMNYIQTGLDKKLVVYVMSEDHQEAIQQSLEEKLAVGSTVFDVRGGHSNKQKEMLMIVTDTQNYATLLDLIFDLDREAFVLADSVAEVHNGSF; encoded by the coding sequence ATGATGATGATAAGTAAAAAGAAGTACTTCAAAAAATCACTCCGAATTTTAGGCGTTTTGATTGGCTTGGAATTAATTGCCGTGAGCGTTGCTATGTTTTTTGACCCACACAAAATTGCTGCTGGTGGGGCGACGGGTATTGCTATTTTAGTCAAAGAAGTTTGGCAGGTTCCTTTGTCCTCAACATTATTGGTGGTTAACGTTTTGATGTGGATTTTAACCATGATTTTTTTGGATAAAGTTGCAGCCGCCAAAATTACTTTTGGGAGCATTATTTTGCCACTTTTCTTAGCCTTGACACCCAATTTGATGATCATCAAAAATCCGCTATTGTCTGATATTATCGGTAGTATCGTGTTTGGCGTTGGTTTATCAATTATTTATCGTTCAGGTTATTCATCTGGCGGGACCACAGTGCCACCAATGATTTTGAATAAGTATTTTCGGATTCGTAACGCTAATAGTTTGTTTGTGATTGATGGGATCGTTTGTCTTGGAAATATCTTTGTGTCAGGATTTGAAAATTTCTTCTTATCGATACTATCAGTTGGTATTTCCACGATCGTGATGAATTATATTCAAACTGGTCTGGATAAGAAGTTGGTGGTTTACGTGATGAGCGAGGATCATCAAGAAGCAATTCAACAATCTTTGGAAGAAAAGTTGGCGGTTGGTAGCACTGTCTTTGATGTGCGGGGTGGTCATTCAAATAAGCAAAAAGAAATGTTGATGATCGTAACGGACACACAAAATTACGCCACTTTGCTGGATTTAATTTTTGACCTTGATCGAGAGGCTTTTGTGTTAGCAGATAGCGTGGCAGAAGTGCATAATGGTAGTTTTTAG
- the cas9 gene encoding type II CRISPR RNA-guided endonuclease Cas9 (Cas9, originally named Csn1, is the large, multifunctional signature protein of type II CRISPR/Cas systems. It is well known even to general audiences because its RNA-guided endonuclease activity has made it a popular tool for custom editing of eukaryotic genomes.) has protein sequence MARRLSLGLDIGVSSVGFSVLDHQSGQVLELGSRLFNASVSAENETRRSQRGNRRLLRRKRQRRIDVVKLFAEFGLIDLPANQNLEDIYYLPFDQNANPYELRVQGLTEQLTKTELATALYQLVKHRGISFDLEDWESSSDYAQSLKVNEKDLTEQTPAQIQLKRFRDLGQVRAQIHYHEDDQEQVLLNVFPTADFLSEAQKIIATQRQFYPEILTDEFEAKYCAILKRKREYFKGPGSEKSRTDYGVFKENGETVDNLFEELIGHDDVYPDELRASAASYTAQIYNVLNDLNNLTIVSYEDGKMPQEGKQEVIDRLKAATGNIATIKVIKQVAKCEDSDIRGYRTNEKDKPDLHSLAIYRKMHKDFLKDNIDITTWPADFIDDLSFIMTLNTEDGEIRRQLQQRLQPKYDLLTDDLIQIIIDHKEAFKITTNNKWHRFSLKTMRQLIPDLLARSVEQMTLLHEMGLVKKEQHRFQNDKYLPYQRITEDIYNPVAAKAVREALKITNAVLKKYGHLDYIVIEMPRDDNEKDKKKQIEKFQKENKKTKDKALVSFIEAVGSKASVDQAFRRQGTKLYDMIRFWYEQDGRCFYSGKKIDPDDLLTKPGEFEIDHIIPQSISFDDSLNNKTLCFKDMNQGKEKKTPYEFLNEGKGQGWDTYKAQVMADKKIGKLKRANYLFMGDVSDVEVRKRFISRNLVDTRYASRVVLNSLQEFFNEKAINKNQSQTQVTVIRGKFTSNMRKHWHLTKSRETDHHHAIDASIIAATPFLKLWKNGGSIFPVKVSENLIDIETVEVLTNTEYSKNLLDLPYSHFVTDLFKIEDRVQFSRQVDKKMNRRISNDTLYSVRDGQLVKDKQTTPYIIAKIKDIYSVDGYQALKKICEKDPTKLLIAQNDPQSFKKIQAVMDEYCDKIEKTDQSGQIKMVPISPFELYRREHGYLTKYAKHNNGPIIKQLKYYDKKVGIHIDVTPRNVKNKQVILQSLNPWRTDVYYNQETDEYQIMGIKHSDLDEIAGERGIRKGKYLQIKEYEQISPQTQFVFSLYKNDRIKVQDPETGEQIELLFRSRNNSNRNYAEFKLIESFDVLEDRNLPIYGNVKKGKQIIKRFAPKGCKVWKVNTDILGNPYYLSREGAAPKNILD, from the coding sequence ATGGCACGAAGATTGAGCTTAGGGTTAGATATTGGTGTTTCATCGGTTGGTTTTAGTGTTTTAGATCACCAATCGGGCCAAGTTTTGGAATTGGGTTCGCGCTTATTTAATGCTAGCGTTTCTGCAGAAAATGAGACACGTCGAAGTCAACGTGGCAATCGTCGCTTATTGCGGCGTAAGCGTCAACGTCGGATTGATGTTGTCAAGTTATTTGCTGAATTTGGTTTGATTGATTTACCAGCAAATCAAAATTTGGAAGATATTTATTACTTACCATTTGATCAGAATGCTAATCCATATGAGCTACGCGTTCAGGGATTGACGGAACAATTGACCAAAACAGAGTTGGCCACGGCCTTATATCAGTTAGTTAAGCATCGGGGAATTAGTTTTGATCTGGAAGATTGGGAAAGTTCTAGTGATTATGCGCAAAGCTTAAAGGTTAACGAAAAAGATTTGACAGAGCAAACGCCCGCTCAAATTCAATTGAAACGTTTTCGAGATTTAGGCCAAGTTCGAGCACAAATTCATTATCATGAGGATGATCAAGAACAAGTTTTGCTCAATGTGTTTCCAACGGCAGATTTTTTAAGCGAGGCCCAAAAAATTATTGCAACGCAGCGTCAGTTTTATCCGGAAATTTTGACGGATGAATTTGAAGCAAAATATTGCGCGATTTTAAAGCGTAAACGTGAATATTTTAAGGGACCCGGGAGCGAAAAATCACGGACTGATTACGGTGTTTTCAAGGAAAACGGTGAGACGGTTGATAATTTATTTGAAGAATTAATTGGTCATGATGATGTTTATCCAGATGAGTTGCGAGCTTCGGCGGCTTCTTATACGGCACAAATTTATAATGTTTTAAATGACTTGAATAATTTAACAATTGTTTCATATGAAGATGGCAAGATGCCACAAGAAGGTAAGCAAGAAGTTATCGACCGTTTAAAGGCAGCAACTGGCAACATTGCGACTATAAAGGTAATTAAGCAGGTTGCTAAATGTGAGGATAGTGATATTCGTGGTTATCGGACGAATGAAAAGGACAAACCAGATTTACATTCCTTAGCAATTTATCGTAAGATGCACAAAGATTTTCTGAAAGATAATATTGATATTACGACTTGGCCAGCTGATTTTATTGATGATCTAAGCTTTATTATGACATTGAATACTGAAGATGGAGAAATCCGTCGGCAATTGCAACAACGCCTACAACCTAAGTATGATTTGTTAACGGATGATTTGATTCAAATTATTATTGACCATAAAGAAGCATTTAAGATTACGACGAATAATAAGTGGCATCGGTTTTCGCTCAAAACTATGCGGCAACTAATTCCTGATTTATTGGCACGCTCAGTGGAACAAATGACTTTATTACATGAAATGGGTTTAGTCAAAAAAGAGCAGCATCGTTTTCAAAATGATAAATATTTGCCTTATCAGCGTATTACGGAAGATATTTATAATCCAGTGGCGGCTAAAGCAGTTCGTGAGGCGCTCAAAATTACCAACGCTGTCCTCAAAAAATATGGTCATTTAGATTATATTGTGATAGAAATGCCGCGAGATGATAATGAAAAAGATAAAAAAAAGCAGATTGAAAAGTTTCAAAAGGAAAATAAAAAAACCAAAGACAAAGCTTTAGTAAGTTTTATAGAAGCAGTGGGTAGCAAAGCCTCGGTGGATCAAGCTTTCAGACGACAGGGTACTAAATTATATGATATGATTCGTTTTTGGTACGAACAGGATGGTCGTTGCTTTTATAGTGGCAAAAAAATTGATCCTGATGATTTACTCACGAAGCCTGGAGAGTTTGAAATTGATCATATTATTCCACAGTCGATTTCTTTTGACGATAGTTTGAACAACAAAACACTTTGTTTCAAGGATATGAATCAGGGCAAAGAAAAAAAGACACCGTACGAATTTTTGAATGAGGGCAAGGGTCAAGGCTGGGATACGTATAAAGCTCAAGTTATGGCCGATAAGAAAATTGGTAAGTTGAAACGAGCTAATTATTTATTTATGGGTGATGTTAGTGATGTTGAGGTTCGAAAACGCTTTATTAGTCGCAATCTGGTAGATACACGTTATGCATCGCGCGTTGTGTTGAATAGCTTACAAGAATTTTTCAATGAAAAAGCAATTAATAAAAATCAAAGTCAGACGCAAGTCACCGTGATTCGAGGAAAATTCACTTCTAATATGCGTAAACATTGGCATTTAACAAAATCTCGTGAGACGGATCATCACCATGCAATTGATGCTTCAATTATTGCTGCGACACCCTTTTTAAAATTATGGAAAAATGGAGGGAGTATTTTTCCAGTTAAGGTCAGTGAGAATCTGATTGATATTGAAACTGTGGAAGTTTTGACTAATACTGAATATAGTAAAAACTTGTTAGATTTACCGTATAGTCATTTTGTGACTGATTTATTCAAGATTGAAGATCGTGTGCAATTTTCTCGCCAAGTGGATAAAAAAATGAATCGGCGAATTAGTAATGATACGCTTTATTCGGTTCGTGATGGTCAATTAGTCAAAGATAAGCAAACAACTCCATATATAATCGCAAAAATTAAGGATATTTATTCGGTTGACGGATATCAAGCTTTGAAAAAAATATGTGAGAAAGATCCGACTAAGTTGTTGATAGCACAAAATGATCCGCAAAGTTTCAAAAAAATACAAGCTGTTATGGATGAATATTGTGACAAAATTGAAAAAACAGATCAATCTGGCCAAATCAAAATGGTTCCAATTAGTCCCTTTGAACTGTATCGGCGTGAGCACGGTTATTTGACTAAATATGCTAAGCATAATAATGGGCCGATAATTAAACAGTTAAAGTATTATGACAAAAAAGTTGGCATTCACATTGATGTCACACCAAGAAATGTTAAAAATAAACAAGTGATTTTACAATCACTCAATCCTTGGCGGACAGATGTTTATTACAATCAAGAAACTGATGAATACCAGATTATGGGAATTAAGCATTCTGATTTAGATGAAATTGCCGGTGAACGTGGTATTCGTAAAGGAAAATATTTACAAATTAAAGAGTACGAACAAATTAGTCCACAAACACAATTCGTATTTTCACTTTACAAGAATGACCGGATCAAAGTTCAAGATCCTGAAACAGGAGAGCAGATAGAATTATTGTTTAGATCGCGCAACAATTCCAATAGAAATTACGCTGAATTTAAGTTAATTGAATCTTTTGATGTTCTTGAAGATCGTAATTTGCCGATTTATGGCAATGTCAAAAAAGGTAAGCAAATTATCAAACGTTTCGCGCCAAAAGGATGTAAAGTTTGGAAAGTTAACACAGATATATTGGGGAATCCATATTATCTTTCGCGGGAAGGAGCTGCTCCCAAAAATATTCTTGATTAA
- the cas1 gene encoding type II CRISPR-associated endonuclease Cas1 produces the protein MGWRIVHIKEGELLRLKLDNVEIVKLSKKVYVPLSDINMIILEGNRTTITTKLLVGLSHNNIGLVICDDKYLPVGMYLPYGQYHHAAKRVIEQAQWTTEQKAIMWRQVIGQKMKNQVAFARYKGIEQERLEIMEHLIVELTDGDLTNREGHVAKVYFDSLFGNSFTRDDEVLANYAMNFGYAIERSCVARCVVGDGLNSMLGIFHHNEFNSFNLADDLMEPFRPLMDYWIDKQVLAQDDYLSYEARIKLIDFMNQTMIINRQQMSMDHVMQLFVQSFITAMTTNDPTALLEIKLQDFI, from the coding sequence ATGGGGTGGCGCATTGTACATATTAAAGAAGGCGAACTATTACGACTTAAATTAGATAATGTAGAAATTGTTAAATTGTCTAAAAAAGTTTACGTTCCATTGTCAGATATTAATATGATTATTTTAGAGGGAAATCGTACTACAATTACAACGAAACTGTTGGTGGGCTTGAGTCATAATAATATTGGTTTAGTGATTTGTGATGATAAGTACTTGCCAGTCGGGATGTATCTGCCATATGGGCAATATCATCATGCTGCTAAAAGGGTGATTGAGCAAGCGCAGTGGACTACGGAACAAAAAGCGATCATGTGGCGGCAAGTGATTGGTCAAAAAATGAAAAATCAGGTGGCGTTTGCTAGATATAAGGGTATTGAACAGGAACGCTTAGAGATAATGGAACATTTAATTGTTGAACTGACTGACGGGGATTTGACTAATCGTGAAGGACATGTTGCCAAGGTTTATTTTGACTCATTATTTGGTAATTCTTTTACGCGGGATGATGAAGTTTTAGCCAATTATGCCATGAATTTTGGATATGCGATTGAACGTTCTTGCGTAGCACGTTGTGTGGTGGGTGATGGTTTGAATTCAATGCTAGGTATTTTTCATCACAATGAGTTCAACAGTTTTAATTTAGCAGATGATCTGATGGAACCTTTTCGACCGTTAATGGATTATTGGATTGATAAGCAAGTTTTAGCGCAAGATGATTATTTAAGTTATGAAGCTCGGATAAAACTTATTGACTTCATGAATCAAACGATGATCATTAATCGTCAGCAAATGTCGATGGATCATGTCATGCAATTATTTGTTCAGTCGTTTATTACTGCGATGACAACTAATGATCCGACTGCACTATTGGAAATTAAGTTGCAAGATTTTATATAG
- the cas2 gene encoding CRISPR-associated endonuclease Cas2 — protein sequence MRLLCMFDLPMETKNDQRQYRIFRKALLKNGFTMLQYSVYYRTLPNRAAGKKYEHAIQTFLPMHGEVRLVAVSEKQFNDMKILVGSRSQQEALVGSKKLVQI from the coding sequence ATGCGCTTATTATGTATGTTTGACTTACCCATGGAAACAAAGAATGACCAACGTCAATATCGGATTTTTCGCAAAGCTTTATTGAAAAATGGTTTTACAATGTTGCAATATTCAGTTTATTATCGGACACTGCCGAATCGCGCGGCTGGTAAAAAATATGAACACGCAATTCAAACTTTTTTACCGATGCATGGTGAAGTTCGCCTTGTGGCTGTTAGTGAAAAGCAATTTAACGATATGAAAATTTTGGTTGGTAGTCGGAGTCAACAAGAAGCTTTGGTAGGCAGTAAAAAGTTGGTGCAAATATGA
- the csn2-St gene encoding CRISPR-associated protein Csn2-St has protein sequence MNLKLEYHDGKYIDVDLDQFLYFTGPNKKLLWQVFRSFYYYQQKVREDLANIYGDNGIEIYLNQEKLVSAHNHFYFINSRNAIYQQLKYQKASLLFNFLNQQSNEPDIVQHIERLNNELYQLTFVLQDYVDSFANSLQVDLEDLNYLQLLKDHLTLGYQEDQQMTPLELMSTDELVDEYVNLLRLFAQDNSDNCWLILYNLPSYLSQSKIHELLQGLKEITQTTNLKVIYIANDLKAVNLTQEDIENIVLVHDQAEQLPNYDTLHETLAQHYPNEMKITDCRLLSILQNILPLVGYPKKVDLAPQDLILLKVMNELSGYETSFNSDDFSLTSAEISFLKRD, from the coding sequence ATGAATTTAAAATTAGAATACCATGATGGTAAGTATATTGATGTCGATTTGGATCAATTTTTGTACTTTACGGGTCCCAATAAAAAGTTGCTTTGGCAAGTTTTTCGGAGCTTTTATTATTATCAGCAAAAAGTGCGTGAAGATTTGGCTAACATTTATGGTGATAATGGCATTGAAATTTATTTGAATCAAGAAAAATTGGTGTCAGCTCATAATCATTTTTATTTTATCAATAGTCGAAATGCGATTTATCAACAATTAAAATATCAAAAAGCTTCTTTATTATTTAATTTTTTGAATCAACAAAGCAATGAACCAGATATTGTCCAACATATTGAACGATTAAATAATGAGTTATATCAACTAACATTTGTGCTGCAGGATTATGTTGATTCGTTTGCCAACAGTTTGCAAGTTGATTTGGAAGATTTGAATTATTTGCAGTTATTAAAGGATCATCTAACGCTGGGGTATCAAGAAGATCAGCAGATGACGCCTTTAGAATTGATGAGTACCGATGAATTAGTAGATGAATATGTTAATTTGTTGCGATTGTTTGCTCAAGACAATTCTGATAATTGTTGGTTAATTTTGTACAATTTGCCAAGTTATTTGTCGCAATCAAAAATTCACGAATTACTTCAGGGATTAAAAGAAATTACGCAAACAACGAATTTAAAAGTTATTTATATTGCTAACGATTTGAAAGCTGTTAATCTGACGCAAGAGGATATTGAAAATATTGTATTAGTACACGATCAGGCTGAGCAGCTGCCAAATTATGATACTTTGCATGAAACTTTGGCTCAGCATTATCCTAATGAAATGAAAATTACAGATTGTCGATTACTGTCAATTTTGCAAAATATTTTGCCATTAGTAGGTTATCCAAAAAAAGTTGACTTAGCTCCACAGGATTTGATATTGTTAAAAGTAATGAATGAATTATCGGGATATGAGACGTCATTTAATTCTGACGATTTTTCATTAACGAGTGCAGAAATTTCATTCTTAAAAAGAGATTAA
- the argS gene encoding arginine--tRNA ligase has protein sequence MDIQQAKVAVQTALQPVLTDLGLTAEQILSLIEVPKNSQMGDFAFPTFQLAKQLHQAPVQIAQNLVEQLDASAFAKVEAQGPYINFFLQRFDVAQTTIQTILMQQQDYGSTTQGQRRTMVLDMSSPNIAKPMSMGHLRSTVIGNSLANILAKLGYQPVKINHLGDWGTQFGKLMVAYKKWGSEAEVKADPITNLQKYYVKFHQLDKEHPELDDEAREWFKKLENGDSEATHLWEWFRTESLKAFTKVYDELGINFDSYKGEAFYNDKMDAVVQELADKGLLETSQGAKIVDLGEQLPPAMIKKSDGATLYITRDLAAAIYRKQTYDFDKAFYVVGSEQSVHFAQLKAVLTKLGYTWANDIEHIRFGLITSGGKKLSTRAGRVILLEDVLHDSVELAQQQIALKNPNLKNKEQVAHDVGVGAVIFHDLKNNRTDNFDFQLEEVVRFEGETGPYVQYTHARAMSILRKANYQGQVAAFDAATLDDNAWNIVMNLAHFPEIIQQAARQKEPSLIAKYALKLAKSFNHYYAHTKILVEDDQLASRLNLVQAVAIVLTEALALLGVQAPDEM, from the coding sequence ATGGATATACAACAAGCAAAAGTTGCCGTACAAACAGCATTGCAACCAGTGTTAACGGATTTAGGTTTGACAGCTGAACAAATTTTGAGTTTGATTGAAGTGCCTAAGAATTCGCAAATGGGCGATTTTGCCTTTCCAACTTTTCAATTGGCGAAGCAATTGCATCAAGCACCAGTGCAAATTGCCCAAAATTTAGTTGAGCAATTGGATGCTAGTGCTTTTGCTAAGGTAGAGGCTCAGGGACCTTATATTAACTTCTTTTTGCAGCGTTTTGATGTAGCTCAAACAACAATCCAAACCATCTTAATGCAGCAACAGGATTACGGTTCGACGACGCAAGGGCAACGACGAACGATGGTTTTGGATATGTCATCACCTAATATTGCTAAGCCGATGTCGATGGGACATTTGCGTTCCACAGTGATTGGCAATTCTTTGGCAAATATTTTGGCCAAATTAGGTTATCAACCAGTTAAGATCAATCATTTGGGCGACTGGGGGACACAATTTGGTAAATTGATGGTTGCTTATAAAAAATGGGGTTCCGAAGCCGAAGTTAAAGCGGATCCGATCACAAATTTACAAAAATATTATGTTAAATTTCATCAATTAGATAAGGAACATCCAGAATTAGATGATGAAGCACGTGAATGGTTCAAAAAACTAGAAAATGGCGATTCCGAAGCAACACATTTGTGGGAATGGTTCCGAACTGAGTCACTGAAAGCTTTTACCAAAGTGTATGATGAGTTGGGGATTAATTTTGATTCTTATAAAGGTGAAGCTTTCTACAATGACAAAATGGACGCGGTGGTTCAAGAGTTAGCGGACAAAGGTTTGCTAGAAACTAGTCAAGGTGCGAAAATTGTGGATTTGGGGGAGCAATTGCCGCCAGCCATGATTAAAAAATCTGATGGTGCCACTTTGTATATTACCCGGGATTTGGCGGCGGCTATTTATCGTAAGCAAACATATGATTTTGACAAGGCTTTTTATGTTGTGGGGAGCGAACAAAGTGTGCATTTTGCGCAACTGAAGGCTGTGTTAACAAAGTTAGGTTATACTTGGGCGAATGATATCGAGCATATTCGTTTTGGTTTAATCACTTCGGGTGGTAAAAAATTATCCACACGTGCGGGTCGTGTGATTTTGTTGGAAGATGTTTTGCACGATTCAGTGGAATTGGCGCAGCAACAAATTGCTTTGAAAAATCCAAATTTGAAAAATAAAGAGCAAGTCGCTCACGATGTTGGCGTTGGAGCGGTGATTTTCCATGATTTAAAAAATAATCGGACAGATAATTTTGATTTTCAGTTAGAAGAAGTAGTGCGTTTTGAAGGAGAAACAGGTCCGTATGTTCAATACACGCATGCACGGGCGATGAGTATTTTGCGCAAAGCTAATTATCAAGGTCAGGTCGCGGCGTTTGATGCGGCAACTCTAGACGATAATGCTTGGAATATTGTGATGAATTTGGCACATTTTCCCGAAATTATTCAACAAGCTGCGCGGCAAAAAGAACCGTCATTGATTGCTAAATATGCTTTAAAATTGGCTAAATCGTTCAATCATTATTATGCACATACTAAGATTTTGGTGGAAGATGACCAATTAGCTAGTCGGTTGAATTTGGTGCAAGCTGTCGCAATTGTGTTGACAGAAGCATTAGCTTTATTAGGTGTCCAAGCACCTGACGAAATGTAA
- a CDS encoding RluA family pseudouridine synthase: MILERHLILQNMPQVMNLRQLLTSWYLPRKWQHELRINRSILVNRHYQSFNQLVHNGEQIDLAFAAQIHSQTYQPHRLPNCPIIFENRDLIIVNKPAGIKTHPNQPHESQTLFNHLAAILPSGPLMLHRLDKMTSGLIMVGKNPLIVPIIERQLALKQLQRTYIAVIPYQKQMDPQGTIDFNIGRDPTDQRKRQIDPAGKSAMTHYQIIQHNTSWALVKLQLETGRTHQLRVHLKALGTPILGDPLYSCQTAPRLFLHAYQLTYQQPFTWQMQTIQTTIPTSFLALTR, from the coding sequence TTGATCCTTGAACGACACTTAATTTTACAAAACATGCCCCAAGTAATGAATTTACGACAATTATTAACCAGCTGGTACTTACCTCGTAAATGGCAACACGAATTGCGCATTAATCGCTCAATTTTAGTGAACCGTCATTACCAATCATTCAATCAACTAGTCCATAACGGGGAGCAAATTGACTTGGCATTCGCGGCGCAAATTCATTCGCAAACTTATCAACCACATCGCCTTCCAAATTGTCCAATTATTTTTGAAAATCGTGATTTAATCATCGTCAACAAGCCCGCCGGCATCAAAACACACCCAAACCAACCGCATGAATCTCAAACTTTATTTAACCATTTAGCAGCGATTTTGCCAAGCGGACCACTTATGTTGCATCGCTTAGATAAAATGACCAGCGGTTTAATCATGGTTGGTAAGAATCCGCTGATTGTACCTATTATCGAACGTCAATTAGCCTTAAAACAACTCCAGCGAACTTATATAGCAGTGATTCCCTACCAAAAGCAAATGGACCCCCAGGGTACAATTGATTTCAACATCGGACGAGATCCAACAGATCAACGCAAACGTCAAATTGATCCAGCCGGAAAAAGTGCCATGACACATTATCAAATTATACAACACAACACTAGTTGGGCTTTAGTCAAATTACAATTAGAAACGGGACGCACACATCAATTACGTGTTCATCTGAAAGCTTTAGGAACACCAATTTTAGGTGACCCCTTGTACAGTTGCCAAACAGCCCCACGTTTATTTTTACACGCATATCAATTAACCTATCAACAACCTTTTACTTGGCAAATGCAAACTATCCAAACGACTATTCCGACTAGTTTCTTGGCACTGACACGTTAA